Part of the Zingiber officinale cultivar Zhangliang chromosome 8A, Zo_v1.1, whole genome shotgun sequence genome, acaaaatttacggtatttgaggtgttggtgaatttaaatgatattgtttgaggaatcaatattattttaaattctaaagtcttgaccaaatgttttgtgattcttaggatggccTTCAATccccttgctgttatattgaaagagaacaaacttactggtcccaattacattgattggaaacgaaacctggacattgtcttaattgttgaaggctataagttcATACTTTTTTAGATCTGTCCATgcttgcctaatagtgattctagtgaaaaggagattgagtgtcataagaaatggattagggcagatgagatgacgcggtgttacattttgacttctatgtcaaatgtactaCAACATTAGCATCGAGCCATGCCTAcagcttatgacatgatgcgcaatctcaaggaactgtttggacaccagaatcgggatgctaggcaggaggctatgagaaacttgatgatgaccaccataactgaggggacacccgtgagggatcatatcctcaaaatgatggctcatttaaatgagatataaattcttggagctgaaatcgatggggaaacccaagtcgatatcattctccaaacactgcctaaaagttttgagcagttccgcctgaactacaatatgaacaaaaggacatATTCATTGGCTAAACttttgacagaacttcaagcagcagaagggttgttttgtcaaagttctcaaattcacattactGAGAACATTTctccttctaaaccgaaaggcatGAAGAAGAATAAacaagcaaagaaagtgaatcgatctctagggactggactgaaagcaggtgtgaagaagccgaagggcaagtgcttcacatgcaagcagtctggacattggaaagtggactgcCCTCTATGaaaggagaataataaaggtatatcttattctctagtggttaaaacatgtttagtggtgttatctatcggtacctggtgtgtagatacgagagcactgatcatgtctgtaattcattgcaggagttctaggaaactcgatgactacatgaagaggagattaccgtctacatgggaaatgctacaaaagtggtggctattacagtgagagatgtttatctatctttagataggaataaaatattgattttgataaattgtctttatataccatgttttagaaaaaatttgatttcagtttctaaaattatggatggatattctgtttcttttagtaaagaaaatagagtagttatctattttggtatgttggctgacaatttgtatactctaaatccaataactcccatgatacaacaaaatttattttagggatacgctctggaaacgacagtgtacattctgaacttggtaccttctaagttgttaccctttactcccatagaattatggaatgggcataagcctagtctaaaatACATTCGGATCTGGGGTAGTCCcgtacatgtgctgaaggaagacactgataagttagaatcacgtacagaaattCACcagtttgtgggttatcctaaaggaacgaaagaaggattattttatagtcctaaaaaaaatcagaaggtcattgttagcaccaatgcccgaattttagaagaggactatgtaataaaccactagcccatgagtaaaattgttcttgatgaaattagagaagacacgtctactttagtactaacagtacaagatgagataccacaagaaactgcatcacgtgtcacaaatgatgcacaattacaagtaatgtctcatcatagtgggagggttgtttttgggagagtctttggacttgatccctggtgaacatgaacctgatccctagacatatgatgaagcaagagatcttggaacatccagtttaatgaagtgatccagtcttatggatttattcagtgaccggataagtcttgtgtatacaagaagagtgacggaaacgtggtggtatttcttgtactatacgtagatgacattttaatTTGCTCATTGGCGACAATGTCAAAGTGattgtcagatgtaagggtatggttgtccaagtgttttgatatgaaggacttgggagaatgtggatatattcttgggatcaaagtaataagggatcgcaagaaaaggatattgcccttatcccaagcttcatacatcaatactatccttgctcgttttagcgtgcaaactctaagaaaggtttcttacctttttcagtatggagtacccttatctaaagagatgtctcctgagacatcaaaagagatagaggacatgaaggcagttccttatgcctcagctataggaagcctaatatatgcaatgctatgttcaagaccggatatctgttttgtcatgggcatggtaagcagatatcaaagtaacccaggactgggACATTGGACTTCCGTAAAAGCAtataaggactaaagattatatgctagtttacaaggcagataatttgtcccctatgggttacacagatttggACTGAatggggcaatagtaagtcgacctcgaggttttgtgtttactttaggaggtggagccataacaatggaggagtgttaagcagaaatgcgtttcgatCTCCACCATGGAAGGTgggtatgtggcagcctctgtggCAGTCataaaagctgtatgactcacaaacttcataatggacttagatgtgattcctggtttgccaaaaattattacagtttattgtgataatagtggtgcagtagcaaactcgaaggaatcacgagcccataaggtaagtaaatacatagagtgcaagtaccacctaatacgaggagaggttgttgtcgccaatattacatcagtagataacctagcagatcctttctctaaggcctttccagcgagagcttttgataggcatgttgagaggATGGAAATCAGATGTTATGGCagtatatatggcagcatagtcttttagtataagtcagagattgttgggatgtatactaaaagcctagctttttgtatgaacataagaatcacattggttaaatgtctgcatttatgttgtccatttaatttatagtgtagataacatggtgtgtgttgccacacagaagatcatgttatcagtttcttataaattataaatagtagctcacaactaagatggaatgggataaaccattggaatggttgcagTGTATTTTGGTAttggtttatcttaactataaaattaactagtacactatgtgtatattgagcaggaccatttaatgttgtttctttttatattgactacataAATGAACAAAAcccctgttattatggatgtgcgtactcttaatcccgatataataacaagtacgtataCCTAGtaattatttctttgatttatcaatgggtgagatttagtttgataaatcaatgttgggtttttcaggccgcgaaaatcgcttttccgcgtcgcggaaaccccgaaagatcctagccaatggatccgtgcaaagaaaagtttgaaaacatacgagtacgagtttctacttagatctacaagggaaaaaagttatacctttgaagccaagcccttcgcgttcccgctcgtccaaatggtgtcggatcttgaagttgtcaacatagacaactctctatatgtatccacacgaacacgtagatggaaaatcacacaaaagatgtgctagcaccttttgatgattcggccaagttaaggaggagagggagagggagagctagaggaaggagatgaagtgaattgccttgaatgagaaaatgaattcTCAATCActacaaaagtggccgaccactttccaAAGTGAAACCcacatttttgcattaagtgtggccatagagatttgtaacctccatgaggtggcacacacatgtactaaacatgatgatgtggcacctcatcattggccacttaatgccaactcaccaatgaggtggcataaattcaagtcaaacttgactcttcatcttcctctcaagtcaagtcaaacctgacttaatctctctcatggttgatctaatccaaccatttaattcaagccaatttaatataatgaatctaattcatttaattaaattgattcaatgagtcataatctaaattagactcattgaacacatgaatcaacttgagtccaactcaattagcccaattaggattactcttaatccaatttgattcatcaaatgaatctaatcctcttggttcatcatatgaacgtaatctccatctaattgtccttagtgtgtgaccctataggttattgtaacgttggcaatgcccctacactacaacaaaaaccttcatagacatcggttttccacgggtgtctatttcattttcgaccgatgtctatgaagccgatgttaaaagtttgccattttagacatcgggttaaaaccggtgtagtatcacttaacgacacgagtcttcgaatcggttattaaccggtgtagtatcacttaacgacaacgtttcatcaacggtgtaaaaccgatgtaatattgtatgttaataacaccagtttttacagcggtaaatgaccgatgtaatattagttaataacaccggttttgcagcggtggaaaaccgatgtaatatgtatattttttaacaacacaaatttgattttaaaaccgacaataacaaaaaaaaatacacaaatatttacaaattatacaaatattcttcattcaataatatccataaaatacacaaatattcacaaattatataaataatcttcttacaacagtatccataaaatacccaaacattctttttacatcaaaagctagctaataggtATCAAAATCAagatagaacattcttttaacaacacatcaaggtagaaccgcacttcaaatgtaatctaacaTGCATTCCGCCCAATCGAACCGcatttcatcaatttcaactctagagtagttgagatttgtaaactgtaaaaacacataaataatatattagtaaagatgtaattttgaaagctggaaatggtaaagatgcaataATGTAACCTCGCTCCAAGTGCCTTCTCCACTGCCGGCCCCAAGCGTCCTTATAGGATTCAAATTTTACTCTAATGATACAATTCTACCGCTTTCtgcctccctctctctctctcgagcCCTCACCACGCTGGCAGAGGGCAGGAGGTGTGGCAGCAAAATTTCTTGATTTAGAGCCACAAGGAACAGGTGGTGGAGGTGGGTCACACAAAAGCATATTAATATTTACTCATTAATTATGTGTAATAAACAATGCATCATCAACATACAAGCCACTCAAGAGAAACTTAGCAGTGAAATAAGATTGATTACCTGAAAGATCATTTAAGTGCTTTAGATTAGCAACAAACTTATAGAACGATGGACTCAATCAGCTCCTACAGCGGGGCGATTTCCTTCTTGTCGATCAACCCAAACTCCTGCATCACAATAACACGAACATGTCGATTCTCAAATGGGTATGAAAGGTTGACGAAAGCAATGAAATTTTAAGCGGAGGTAGGCACTTACATAAGTGAAAAGAATGAAATGCTTGAAGCAGGTGTTGAGATGTGCTTCTTCCTTGAGGCTCACAATCTTCTGGAAATGAGAGTGATAAATGTGTGCGTAAACACGGAACAACCGCTTGAATATTGTCTTCACGACGTCTTTGAAGTTTGCAGGAAAAGGTGTTCCTACAAAAAAAAACATCAGATAATGAAGATCAGCAATTTAAGCTCCcttagttgttgttgtattaGAAGAATGATTAATTGAACACTTGGATCGACAGGCTCTACCGAGCTTTTGAGGGAAAATAGATTCATCGTCGAGCTGAACTTCAATCCACTCCATCAGGTACTCAACATACTTTGGCGCTGAGACTTCAATAGGTTTCTTTATTTGCACACCATCCGCCCATCTATATTCGTACCTACAAGTACAAATCTGCAAATAAACATATGATACAAATACAACTCATTGCGGGATCACAGAAGTAAATTATCTGCAAAATTTGATATTTTGCTTCCCTATGATGATATTGGATGAAATATCGTGCAATTCTTCTAAGAAATATGTATGGATCATGACCCACAAAGGTAACTCTGCTAATGATGATTCCTAAGGGAGGTAAAGTATCAGCAACTTTCAATCTGGTTATGACAAAATGGAAAAATTATAACAAGTTAGATTCACTGAAACTAGTATCTTGCAATAAGGAGGCATTAATGGAATTTACTCAAGAGTATTAGAAATATACACTGAAAATTTATGAATCAAGAAATATATGCAACAAAAGTTTCAATACAAGGTAAACCTCTTGATGCTAAAGAACCATAAAAGAAGctttaataaaataatagttGAATTTAAGTAAAAACTCGACCAACAAACCATATCCGAACTAATTAAGACCAACTGCATACTGaatctttaccatttccagctttcaaaattgcatctttaccatttccagctttcaaaattgcatctttaccattttCAACTTTCAAAATTGCATATAACTATCTGAAACAACACCCTTGAACAAGTTTAAGTAAGCATATGACTATTCCTACTGCCAGTGTGTATATATTTATGAATGAGCACTGATGAGCTTACATTGCACTAGACGTGCAATTTTGAGATACAAGATCATGCATTGTAGCCATGGATAAAGGGACTCCACTTAGCTGAGTTGTAGCTTCCACAGACATTACCACAAGCTTCTTCCATCCCATCCTTCGAGACACCCTCGTTACATATGTTTGCGAAAGCTCACATATACTTCATGCCATATTGAGTGAGCGATCCACAATGCAACTCGAATGCTTGGACCAAAGGTTTTTTGTTAACACATGGTCATGTTTAATAAAATAGATTGTGAAGATGAATACGCTAGAGCACAATATTTACCACTGTTTTCAAGCAAACCCAATCATCAACCAGAGCCTGACCAGATAGACTCACGGTTTTGAGGACTAAAGGTGCAACATCCGATCCAAAAATTAGATTGCCGATGAGTTCGATCCTTTAGATTGTGATTCTCACTGCCATAAATATAATTAGAAGGTTAGGAATGCCATCATATTGAAAAGGCTCCTATGTTTGGAGGATTTCTACCCTTAAAAACAGGAATACCATTACAAATGGAAGTTCTGGCTCCTTTTTATCTTTTAAATGAGTTAGCACACCAGGCTGTGTAAAATTAAGAACCAAGATATGACTTTTGCAACAGTAAAATTTACATTCTGTTATTGTGACAACAGTAACCACACGCTAATTTCTTGACAAAGTTTTTCAAGAAAGACCAAGTTATGGCTTTGAGAATAGTAAAAGGTAAAAAGCATTTAATGTCCGAAGCAAAATTTTCTTGgggaaattttaaacaaattaagcTATGTCATTAGCAAGACTTAAAAGTGTAGCTATTCTGTAATGCACTAACATCttgtaattaaaactaagttactaATCAGAAAATTCAACAATTGAACTTGGATTCGATGCTCTAATCCAATTTGTTGTACTTCAGTGCCTCTGTGTTGTTTCatctcaaaagaaacaaaatcactGAAGaaggaaatacatttaaaaaaaaattccttagcgGAACCAAACAATCTAATGTCAGCCCAttaacatgaaaaaaaataaataaaatgcaataaaatgTTTAGACCTTTTGAACTTGACAACAGATATGACTTGTTTAGGTATAAAACTCAAACCTGTCTTCCATCCATGCAACGTTGTACAAGTCACCAAGGCAAGTCATATATTccggtggtggtggtggaggatCCATCCCAGGACAGTAAGTTCCCTAGCTGCTTTCAACAGCATTGGATGCTGTTGTCACATATACATTAAGGTCTTCTGGCATTAAACCTTCAAAGATACTTCCACTCTCACATGCTTCCACATAAATAATCTAATGATCGATATATTAACATTTGCATTCAGCTAAACAAACCAAACATTTTATTATGGAATGAGCACTCTCTGTCGATAACATATATAGTGCATATTGAGAAACAATTAgagaataataacaacaatagaGAATAACACTGGCTGCCAAACTCATAATGTTTCAATAGCTTCCAAGTGATCAGAAGGTTACTGCAACCAATACATAGCTTGACTAAGGTCCAATTTCACCAGAAAAAACAGTAGCACAATGGTTTTTGGACAAGCATTTTGATGCTTTTTTCAAGATTTACAAATTAGCATCTAGATTTGAAAGTCATGCTTCTCAAGGTTAATGCAAGCAAGTGTAACGCATATGAAGTAATGAAATCCAATTATCATGCTTGCGAAATAATTTGATAGGAAAATAATCTCTATAAGTAGAGAAAAGAATCCATCTAGCAGATGGATAAACTACCAGGTGATATAAGTATTAATATAGAAAAAAAGGATAAAAGCACAAAAGATAAATGCCACCATGAGACGCGCAGACTTATCTTTCCAGTGAAAAATCCTATTACCGGCCAATCCAAGCCACATCGGTGCTCTGTCAGCTGACTATTCTGTATTTGGTGGCAGATCCTTGAGTATCTGAGATCCTACAAACCGTCTTCGTAATCCAGATTATGATAAACCAACTCTTTCTAAGTAGCGCCAGTTGCATCCGTTTCTAACGGAATAATGCCGCCTCAAGCATATGTGGTTCAGAACTTTCAACAAACACAACCTATTCAAGACCAGGCTGAGGACACGGATGACCTTGTCTTCTTTCTTCAGATACTTGTACCTGTTGCATTACTTTAGAATGGCACTTATAGTTTCTCAATAACTGCATTAATTGTGGATTTAAGAGTGTTCGAATGAATATACAAATAGGAAAAAGGATGCGTGGGCAATTTAGAAATCTGGATATGGCGTTCAGCTTCAGAGATCATGTGAAAATACTCCTTGACCTCTAGATTCCACGTAACTATAGCGGCGAAAGAAGAGGTGCGATTGGCACCCAATGACAACGTTAGTCCATCCTCCCATGGATCTTCGGGACGCTTCAGGGCGTCACATAACTGACTCGTCCTCCCACATGAAAAGATGTTTATTGGGCAAGTGACTGAATCTTCACCGGCGCTTCAGGGAGGGAGGCAACGCGAGTTGGAAGAGGTTTAGTGCCTCCATGAACTCCTTGGTGCCAGATCGTGCGACAAGGTGCGGCGTTCAGCTTGCTCTTGTCAGTGAGACCCTCGAACTAGATCTTATCGAGTGCCTGCAGTCACACGATTTGCTTCAGCAACGACAACACAGGGGAAAAAAATGGGAGCAGCAACATGAAAGCAGCGTTGTCTCACATCTGAGGCGTTGCTAATCAGCTCGCGCAGGAAGATCTCCTTGTTGGAGTAGAAGGTGTTGATGATGAGACTCAACAACTGGTTGATCTCCGCCTGGAATGCGAAGGTCTCCGTCTCCCCATCTGCACGTCCGCCATCACCTCGATCGAAAGAAACTGGTTTCGCGAACGAGAACTGGAATCGAATGAATCAAGTGCTTCGATGCGATCTCGTTGGCCCCTACCTTagccgggaagagcgaagagaggaaggaggaggaggaagagaggattgGACGAGGAGGCAGGAAGGATTTATGCTGCGATTTTGTTTAGGaccgaagcaggtggttttgatccaagtaggggaagagggagatgaggctgagagatggtcggaggtttaggtttagatttaggGTGAGAGAAGGGGCGTGATATTGGTTTAAGTTTGGAGGGAATTTTGCGAAAtattgtaaattttggctggtggaaaaattaaattatttttttttggttcattaacaccgggttttaaaaatcgctgttaaaaccggtgtctattaacaaaaaaaaaaggtgctcatagacatcggctaaaaaaccgatgtctatgagcgaaaatctgtgctcatagacaccgatttttgaaaaaaccggtgtaaaatactcaaagacatcgatttttgcttaaaactgttgttgttccaccgatgtctatgagggtttttcttgtagtgctaaacccatttaggagcataagtaatgagcggtatctagcaacacatcattactacccaagttacaagaaggTTGAGATTTAACATCAccatgtgactactaattgtgacttctcacaatatatgacaagtgtccttctatcctagacatctagattgatcaatgtgaggcatagaccgtgtcatcctctgatcaatctaaatcccgaactccaagtagactcactaaatcaaatgagatcaatatctcatattgactcatttgggcatggtcatgcacttcgtggtctcactctatcaagaataccgatgtctctcccgtcatataggagggatagatcccatctacatcactcacatccctccgcataatttgttacatatccagtaatcacctttatagtccacccagttacgggtgacgtttgacgaagccaaagtacataactccttatgtagggaaccatgtgacttcaggtctaaggactagtagtcatactaatagccacatgagaaagtatatgacactcatataacgatccatgaaactttctcatggcgggtcattcagtatatattctctaatgcatacccatgtatcaacttgatatctctatatacatgacttgtgatatcaagtcatcgagttgacctacatgctagtcttatagcattaacattgtccctgaatgttaatacttgactaggaatgattaagagtagtgttcactatatcatctcactatcgattcaaccaatcgattgctataggtaagaaccttctactcaaggacgttattataattagtttatttggcaccaatacaagtaagtataataaccaaaaactaaatgcctttatttatatagaatatgatacaacaagtccaaaatacaatcatcaaatgattggctctgaggttctagctaacaatctcccactagcactagtgccaatcagtgtaggctctaagccccaatgacctagtgtgaccatcatgcttcctctgtgccaaagccttggtcaagggatctgcgatgttagcctctgtaggtactctgcaaatcttcacatctcctctctcgatgatgtctcgaatgagatggaagcaccgtagtatgtgtttggtccactggtgtgagtgaggttccttcgcctgtgctatacctccattgttgtcacaatagagctcaatagggtcagcaatgctaggaaccaccccaagttcagtgacgaaCTTGCGAATCCTAACGGCCtcttttgctgcctctgatgtagcaatatactcggcctctgtcgtagaatcagctactgtgtcctgcttcgaactcttccagctcacagcaccaccatttatgcaaaatgcgaaccctgactgcgatcgataatcatcctggtcggtctggaagctagcatcactgtaaccctttacagctagctcatcattgccaccatatttcaagaaatattctttattccttcttaagtacttaagaatattcttgaccactatccagtgactttcacctggatatgactagtatctactcgtcatgctcaaagcatacgagacatcaggtcgagtacatagcatggcgtacatgatagattctatggctgaggcataagggatatgatccattcggtctctctcctctctagaagagggaccttgagtcttcgaaagactcacgccatgtgacatcggcagaaatcccttcttggagttctgcatggcaaaccgaaggagtaccttgtcaatatatgtactctgacttaggccaagcaatctcttagatctatctctatagatctgtatccctaaaatgcgggatgcctcacctaagtccttcattgagaagcaactccctagccaggtcttgacatactgaagcatagggatgtccttcccaatgagtagtatgtcatccacatataatatgaggaagacaactatatcccctacaaccttcttgtagacacaaggctcatcttcgttcttgatgaaaccaaactatttgattgcatcatcgaatcgaagattccagctccgagaagcttgctttagtccataaatggacctatgcagcttgcatactctgcaagtatgctgtggatctacaaaaccctcaggttgtgtcatgtacacatcctcgagcaagtttccattcagaaacgcggttttgacatccatatgccagatctcgtaatcgtggtaagctgcaatagcaagtatgatccgaatggacataaacatcgctactggagaaaaggtttcgtcatagtcaataccatgaatctgcttgaaacctttagctaccaagcgacccttatagataagtccatccatgtcagtctttctcttaaagacccacttgcaccctatgggttttaccccttcaggtggatcaaccaaagtccatacttggttggtgtacatggattctatttcggatctcatggcctctagccatttctcggaatctggtctcatcacagcttcctgataagtggtaggctcatcctctatgagcacaacgtcatcatggtcagacaagagaaatgagtatctctcaggctgacgacgtaccctatcagacctgcgaagaggtatgtctacttgaactggttgttgttcctcaactctttgtggaacaacatcatccacaacactttgtggttccagttcaacttccatcgaggcatcagtgctattgttcgcatcttgaacttcttcaagatcgaacgtgctcccactagtctttctagaaacgaagtccctttctagaaagaccccagtctttgccacaactaccttgtgctgattgggaatgtagaagtaatatcccttagtttccttgggatatccaataaaatagcacttgtcagatttgggtcctaacttgtctgagacttgacgtctaacgtaagcctcataaccccaaatcctcatgaaagacacctgggcatctctcccagtccatatattatatggtgtctttatcacggccttggatggaactcgattgagtataaaagctgtcgtatctagagcatagccccaaaggtatgtcggaagatctgtgtgactcatcatagatcgtaccatatctaatagggtacgattcctcctttcggatacaccattccactgtggtgttccaggaggagtgagttgggatagaatcccacactcagctaggtagtcacgaaactcatgactaaggtattctccacctcgatctgatcgaagtatcttaatactcttgtcaagctggttctgtacttcattcttgaattctttgaactttttaaaggattctgacttatgtgtcatcaagtacacataaccatatctactgaagtcatcagtaaatgtgatgaagtacctataaccgcctctagcagcgacattgaaagggtcacatacatcactatgtatgagtcctaacaaatcagtcgctctttcgctatgcccactaaagggagtctttgtcatcttgcctcgtaggcatgactcgcatatctcatatgattcaaaatcaaatgagtccagcaaaccatccttatggagttgggataagcgcttgtcatttatatgacctaagcgacagtgccagagataggtttggttcatgtcatttgacttgaacctcttggtatttatgttatagatagggcttttaaggtctagaatatagagtccgtttatcagaggtgcactacaatagaacatatcgtttaaatagacggaacaacatttgttctttattgtaaacgagaaaactttcttgtccaaacaagaaactgatataatgttcttagttaatgcaggcacataactaCAATCGACttactctagtacaagcccagag contains:
- the LOC122012141 gene encoding MOB kinase activator-like 1A, with product MEWIEVQLDDESIFPQKLGTPFPANFKDVVKTIFKRLFRVYAHIYHSHFQKIVSLKEEAHLNTCFKHFILFTYEFGLIDKKEIAPL